One window of the Ignavibacteriales bacterium genome contains the following:
- a CDS encoding NAD-dependent epimerase/dehydratase family protein, which produces MKTAIVIGASGLVGSFITLKLLDDNRYEKVKVFVRNSLDLKHPKLEEHIVNFEKLILWKDEIKGDELYSALGTTIKKAGSKEAQYKIDFTYQYEVAHAASQNGVKIYLLVSSAGANYKSGNFYLRIKGKLDEKVQLLSFKQIHIFRPSILVGLRSEKRLGESIGIKIAGTITKIIPALNKYRPIKASQVADAILKSANQNTKEKIKIYQPEEILKI; this is translated from the coding sequence ATGAAAACAGCAATAGTAATTGGTGCATCGGGGTTGGTTGGAAGTTTTATTACATTAAAACTTCTTGATGATAATAGATATGAAAAAGTAAAAGTATTTGTTAGAAATTCTTTGGATTTAAAACATCCAAAACTGGAAGAACATATAGTTAATTTTGAGAAATTGATTTTATGGAAAGATGAAATAAAGGGTGATGAACTTTACTCCGCACTCGGGACTACTATTAAAAAAGCTGGAAGTAAGGAAGCACAATACAAAATAGATTTTACTTATCAATATGAAGTTGCCCACGCAGCATCACAAAATGGAGTTAAAATTTATTTACTTGTTTCATCTGCCGGTGCTAATTATAAATCCGGAAATTTTTATTTGAGAATTAAAGGAAAGTTAGATGAAAAAGTTCAGCTACTTTCATTCAAACAGATACACATCTTTCGACCATCCATACTTGTCGGATTGAGAAGTGAAAAAAGACTAGGCGAATCAATAGGAATAAAAATAGCCGGAACAATTACTAAAATTATTCCGGCTCTAAATAAATATCGTCCAATAAAAGCCTCACAAGTTGCGGATGCAATTTTAAAATCTGCTAATCAGAATACTAAAGAGAAAATAAAAATTTATCAACCAGAAGAAATCCTTAAAATTTAA